A section of the Paralichthys olivaceus isolate ysfri-2021 chromosome 16, ASM2471397v2, whole genome shotgun sequence genome encodes:
- the LOC109640988 gene encoding uncharacterized protein isoform X2, translating into MTLPGPNGGNLHPGANSAVPNCGPQDPGLHTNVSARPVFYVHAPPPPPFLHYQWPMPFSYNPFTGFPGMGYGMVMPPFPPPPYMDPSAYLFPQPHIQAVDYRRLLHPQVHAPSAPFYNPNQTCRVRPPHIVQHRETMNSEVQTEPLHRDAGGYGGGSLLASSDSGNGTASNSPSSSSSPLKRGSASVENHTLPSSNAEDFQISKASIAVKRGINVPHPANTVHSHIRATRETQKSCTDAINQENVPPCRGGHCNMWSVSSPDSIIPICSSSQEENEVAKERRVSIPDILMSWGGGTPQSKVIKMADKVLPYYNHKVLSQTELEHEMHLYQSPTVTHNAPVMTHANDAVGVLSSKASETFFKILKLPLAFSDARGDNELMELDGTLRPCLPCRDELLHSQNKSYKISDEQEDGNETNLEEDTPEVIHNQMPLNSCQIRKKMNESVWSVESLPPFIPSKEWLLQNGMLGPEVIVEMAEEAENCEQSTESDNLIVKDGKMKQHCRIPSADSVPLSDSCLTLRTTAQMPCPTKVPEMDYEMFTSERRGPTQGQGMSPENVPPMSIKGLQIKIKSPPIANDVDENGSSEPEANQSPNQERLIVNEQKEKTPCPPEQEAILLLSPTLTEAISSADQLIVQNIIDIEVEFASGSKLSHLRNEHLCVPGAKQVMTEVSPSKGHLVDCGIQCTVLQELCACKEMMGDMETTRMHPFKYSDVKMANKGQDEGFGIDGHMQKNQKRHKQWRNRGSAY; encoded by the exons ATGACTCTCCCAGGACCAAATGGAGGGAACCTGCACCCTGGTGCTAACAGTGCTGTACCAAACTGTGGGCCACAGGATCCAGGACTGCACACCAATGTCTCTGCACGTCCTGTCTTCTACGTTCATGCGCCACCTCCACCCCCTTTCCTTCACTACCAGTGGCCCATGCCCTTCTCATATAACCCATTTACTGGCTTCCCAGGCATGg GCTATGGTATGGTCATGCCCCCATTTCCTCCTCCCCCCTACATGGATCCTTCAGCCTATCTTTTTCCCCAGCCTCATATCCAAGCAGTTGACTACAGGCGGTTGCTCCACCCCCAGGTCCATGCTCCCAGTGCTCCCTTCTACAACCCAAACCAGACCTGCAGAGTTCGCCCCCCACATATAGTACAGCACAGAGAAACTATGAACTCTGAGGTCCAAACAGAGCCCTTACACAGAGATGCGGGTGGTTATGGTGGGGGAAGCTTACTTGCCAGCTCAGATTCTGGTAATGGAACAGCCTCAAACTCTCCATCTTCAAGCTCCAGTCCCCTAAAAAGAGGCTCTGCCAGTGTTGAGAATCACACCTTACCTAGCAGTAATGCAGAAGACTTCCAGATTAGTAAGGCCAGTATCGCAGTGAAACGTGGAATCAACGTCCCACATCCTGCGAACACTGTCCATTCACATATCAGAGCAACTCgagaaacacaaaaaagctGTACAGATGCCATTAATCAGGAGAATGTTCCCCCTTGCAGAGGTGGTCACTGTAATATGTGGTCAGTGAGTTCTCCAGATAGTATAATCCCTATCTGTAGCTCTTCTCAAGAAGAGAATGAAGTTGCCAAAGAGAGACGTGTCTCTATTCCTGACATTCTGATGAGTTGGGGAGGTGGGACACCACAATCAAAAGTGATAAAAATGGCAGACAAGGTGCTGCCTTATTACAACCACAAGGTATTATCCCAAACTGAATTGGAGCATGAAATGCATCTTTACCAGAGCCCAACTGTGACTCACAATGCTCCAGTGATGACTCATGCTAATGATGCTGTGGGTGTGTTGAGTTCAAAGGCCAGTGAAACCTTTTTCAAGATCCTCAAACTACCTTTAGCTTTCTCAGATGCCAGAGGAGACAATGAGCTTATGGAACTGGATGGTACTTTAAGGCCTTGCTTACCCTGCCGAGATGAACTGTTGCattcacaaaacaaatcctACAAGATCTCAGATGAGCAAGAAGATGGCAATGAGACAAATCTAGAGGAAGACACTCCAGAAGTCATTCACAATCAAATGCCTTTAAATAGCTGCCAGataaggaaaaaaatgaatgagtcTGTTTGGTCTGTGGAGTCTCTTCCCCCCTTTATCCCCTCCAAGGAGTGGCTACTGCAGAATGGGATGCTTGGACCTGAGGTAATTGTTGAGATGGCAGAGGAAGCTGAAAATTGTGAACAGTCAACAGAAAGTGACAACCTCATTGTCAAAGATGGTAAGATGAAACAGCATTGCAGGATTCCCTCTGCTGACTCTGTTCCACTGTCAGACAGCTGTCTAACTCTCAGAACCACAGCTCAAATGCCATGTCCAACAAAGGTGCCAGAAATGGATTATGAAATGTTTACTTCTGAAAGGAGAGGACCAACACAAGGCCAGGGCATGTCTCCAGAAAATGTTCCACCGATGTCCATCAAAGGCCTGCAGATCAAAATTAAATCTCCCCCCATTGCCAATGATGTGGATGAAAATGGGTCTTCTGAACCTGAGGCTAATCAAAGCCCAAACCAGGAACGTCTTATTGTAAATGAGCAAAAGGAGAAAACCCCCTGTCCTCCTGAACAGGAGGCAATTCTACTCTTGAGCCCTACATTAACAGAGGCAATCTCTTCTGCAGATCAACTGATTGTACAAAACATAATAGACATTGAGGTGGAATTTGCAAGTGGGAGCAAACTCAGTCATCTGAGAAATGAGCATTTGTGTGTACCAGGGGCTAAACAGGTTATGACTGAAGTGTCTCCATCAAAGGGACATTTAGTGGATTGTGGCATTCAGTGTACGGTGTTACAGGAGCTGTGTGCTTGTAAAGAGATGATGGGTGACATGGAAACCACAAGAATGCATCCTTTCAAATATTCAG ATGTGAAGATGGCAAACAAAGGGCAGGATGAAGGATTTGGCATAGATGGACACATGCAGAAAAACCAGAAGAGGCATAAACAGTGGAGGAACAGAGGTTCAG
- the LOC109640988 gene encoding uncharacterized protein isoform X1, translating into MTLPGPNGGNLHPGANSAVPNCGPQDPGLHTNVSARPVFYVHAPPPPPFLHYQWPMPFSYNPFTGFPGMGYGMVMPPFPPPPYMDPSAYLFPQPHIQAVDYRRLLHPQVHAPSAPFYNPNQTCRVRPPHIVQHRETMNSEVQTEPLHRDAGGYGGGSLLASSDSGNGTASNSPSSSSSPLKRGSASVENHTLPSSNAEDFQISKASIAVKRGINVPHPANTVHSHIRATRETQKSCTDAINQENVPPCRGGHCNMWSVSSPDSIIPICSSSQEENEVAKERRVSIPDILMSWGGGTPQSKVIKMADKVLPYYNHKVLSQTELEHEMHLYQSPTVTHNAPVMTHANDAVGVLSSKASETFFKILKLPLAFSDARGDNELMELDGTLRPCLPCRDELLHSQNKSYKISDEQEDGNETNLEEDTPEVIHNQMPLNSCQIRKKMNESVWSVESLPPFIPSKEWLLQNGMLGPEVIVEMAEEAENCEQSTESDNLIVKDGKMKQHCRIPSADSVPLSDSCLTLRTTAQMPCPTKVPEMDYEMFTSERRGPTQGQGMSPENVPPMSIKGLQIKIKSPPIANDVDENGSSEPEANQSPNQERLIVNEQKEKTPCPPEQEAILLLSPTLTEAISSADQLIVQNIIDIEVEFASGSKLSHLRNEHLCVPGAKQVMTEVSPSKGHLVDCGIQCTVLQELCACKEMMGDMETTRMHPFKYSDVKMANKGQDEGFGIDGHMQKNQKRHKQWRNRGSEKYNRQQEAFSGYYGKSGKTKGGNGRYQGAEY; encoded by the exons ATGACTCTCCCAGGACCAAATGGAGGGAACCTGCACCCTGGTGCTAACAGTGCTGTACCAAACTGTGGGCCACAGGATCCAGGACTGCACACCAATGTCTCTGCACGTCCTGTCTTCTACGTTCATGCGCCACCTCCACCCCCTTTCCTTCACTACCAGTGGCCCATGCCCTTCTCATATAACCCATTTACTGGCTTCCCAGGCATGg GCTATGGTATGGTCATGCCCCCATTTCCTCCTCCCCCCTACATGGATCCTTCAGCCTATCTTTTTCCCCAGCCTCATATCCAAGCAGTTGACTACAGGCGGTTGCTCCACCCCCAGGTCCATGCTCCCAGTGCTCCCTTCTACAACCCAAACCAGACCTGCAGAGTTCGCCCCCCACATATAGTACAGCACAGAGAAACTATGAACTCTGAGGTCCAAACAGAGCCCTTACACAGAGATGCGGGTGGTTATGGTGGGGGAAGCTTACTTGCCAGCTCAGATTCTGGTAATGGAACAGCCTCAAACTCTCCATCTTCAAGCTCCAGTCCCCTAAAAAGAGGCTCTGCCAGTGTTGAGAATCACACCTTACCTAGCAGTAATGCAGAAGACTTCCAGATTAGTAAGGCCAGTATCGCAGTGAAACGTGGAATCAACGTCCCACATCCTGCGAACACTGTCCATTCACATATCAGAGCAACTCgagaaacacaaaaaagctGTACAGATGCCATTAATCAGGAGAATGTTCCCCCTTGCAGAGGTGGTCACTGTAATATGTGGTCAGTGAGTTCTCCAGATAGTATAATCCCTATCTGTAGCTCTTCTCAAGAAGAGAATGAAGTTGCCAAAGAGAGACGTGTCTCTATTCCTGACATTCTGATGAGTTGGGGAGGTGGGACACCACAATCAAAAGTGATAAAAATGGCAGACAAGGTGCTGCCTTATTACAACCACAAGGTATTATCCCAAACTGAATTGGAGCATGAAATGCATCTTTACCAGAGCCCAACTGTGACTCACAATGCTCCAGTGATGACTCATGCTAATGATGCTGTGGGTGTGTTGAGTTCAAAGGCCAGTGAAACCTTTTTCAAGATCCTCAAACTACCTTTAGCTTTCTCAGATGCCAGAGGAGACAATGAGCTTATGGAACTGGATGGTACTTTAAGGCCTTGCTTACCCTGCCGAGATGAACTGTTGCattcacaaaacaaatcctACAAGATCTCAGATGAGCAAGAAGATGGCAATGAGACAAATCTAGAGGAAGACACTCCAGAAGTCATTCACAATCAAATGCCTTTAAATAGCTGCCAGataaggaaaaaaatgaatgagtcTGTTTGGTCTGTGGAGTCTCTTCCCCCCTTTATCCCCTCCAAGGAGTGGCTACTGCAGAATGGGATGCTTGGACCTGAGGTAATTGTTGAGATGGCAGAGGAAGCTGAAAATTGTGAACAGTCAACAGAAAGTGACAACCTCATTGTCAAAGATGGTAAGATGAAACAGCATTGCAGGATTCCCTCTGCTGACTCTGTTCCACTGTCAGACAGCTGTCTAACTCTCAGAACCACAGCTCAAATGCCATGTCCAACAAAGGTGCCAGAAATGGATTATGAAATGTTTACTTCTGAAAGGAGAGGACCAACACAAGGCCAGGGCATGTCTCCAGAAAATGTTCCACCGATGTCCATCAAAGGCCTGCAGATCAAAATTAAATCTCCCCCCATTGCCAATGATGTGGATGAAAATGGGTCTTCTGAACCTGAGGCTAATCAAAGCCCAAACCAGGAACGTCTTATTGTAAATGAGCAAAAGGAGAAAACCCCCTGTCCTCCTGAACAGGAGGCAATTCTACTCTTGAGCCCTACATTAACAGAGGCAATCTCTTCTGCAGATCAACTGATTGTACAAAACATAATAGACATTGAGGTGGAATTTGCAAGTGGGAGCAAACTCAGTCATCTGAGAAATGAGCATTTGTGTGTACCAGGGGCTAAACAGGTTATGACTGAAGTGTCTCCATCAAAGGGACATTTAGTGGATTGTGGCATTCAGTGTACGGTGTTACAGGAGCTGTGTGCTTGTAAAGAGATGATGGGTGACATGGAAACCACAAGAATGCATCCTTTCAAATATTCAG ATGTGAAGATGGCAAACAAAGGGCAGGATGAAGGATTTGGCATAGATGGACACATGCAGAAAAACCAGAAGAGGCATAAACAGTGGAGGAACAGAGGTTCAG